One Bacteriovorax sp. PP10 DNA segment encodes these proteins:
- the arsS gene encoding arsenosugar biosynthesis radical SAM (seleno)protein ArsS (Some members of this family are selenoproteins.), with amino-acid sequence MSNVIAFHKKLNEHNIKLKRVSIDTLQINLGKLCNQACHHCHVEAGPTRTENMTEKTIDRIIELMAHSPELKTIDLTGGAPEMNPYFKKLVIAARSMNLEVIDRCNLTIFYEKGFEDIPQFLKDQKVHIIASMPCYSKTNVDKQRGRGVFDKSIEALKLLNSLGFGIVGSGLMLDLVYNPGGAFLPGGQEKLESDYKRELKHLFNIEFNQLYTITNMPIKRFLDDLIRQGKYNEYMELLVNNFNPHAANSVMCKSLISIGWDGQIYDCDFNQMLEIPIDSKITTLWDIKMFEEFKNKNIALADHCYGCTAGAGSSCGGALL; translated from the coding sequence ATGAGCAATGTAATCGCTTTCCATAAAAAACTTAATGAGCACAATATAAAGCTTAAAAGAGTGTCTATTGATACTTTACAGATCAATCTTGGAAAACTTTGTAATCAAGCTTGTCACCACTGTCATGTGGAAGCAGGGCCCACGAGAACCGAAAATATGACCGAAAAAACAATCGATCGTATTATCGAATTAATGGCCCATTCTCCGGAATTAAAAACTATCGACCTTACAGGTGGTGCACCTGAAATGAATCCTTACTTCAAAAAATTAGTTATTGCTGCACGCTCAATGAATCTTGAAGTTATTGATCGTTGTAATTTAACTATTTTTTATGAAAAAGGTTTTGAAGATATCCCGCAATTCTTAAAAGACCAAAAAGTTCACATCATCGCTTCTATGCCTTGTTATTCAAAAACTAACGTTGATAAACAAAGAGGCCGTGGAGTTTTTGATAAAAGTATTGAAGCGCTAAAACTTTTAAACTCATTAGGATTTGGAATCGTTGGATCTGGGTTGATGCTCGATCTTGTTTACAATCCAGGCGGAGCTTTTCTTCCAGGTGGACAAGAAAAACTTGAAAGCGATTACAAAAGAGAACTAAAACATCTTTTTAATATTGAGTTCAATCAACTTTATACAATTACTAACATGCCTATTAAACGCTTTCTTGATGATCTTATTCGTCAGGGAAAATATAACGAATATATGGAATTGCTGGTTAACAACTTTAATCCTCATGCAGCGAACTCTGTGATGTGCAAATCACTTATTTCCATTGGATGGGATGGACAAATTTACGACTGCGACTTTAATCAAATGTTAGAGATTCCAATTGACTCTAAAATAACAACCCTATGGGATATCAAAATGTTTGAAGAGTTTAAAAATAAAAACATTGCGCTGGCAGATCATTGCTACGGTTGCACAGCTGGTGCCGGAAGTTCATGCGGTGGGGCCTTACTATAA
- a CDS encoding substrate-binding periplasmic protein yields MRIFIIRGLLLFILGEANILNAKELQIETSEIYPFGHIDEKGNNAGLIYEISNRIAENAGFTYKNKIIPFPRTILDLKNGNADFVIRYTNEEMLKVAIQVAPTVGFSTIILSNFGVNYKSLDDLHGKTVGVIRGGVFDDRFFADNLIIKFEVRDYEQMFSMLLAKRIDAAIGIDIGLYSTARKLKISKSLLGTPLYLQKKYFILNYSKKNVDEKTIKILKQTINKMREKGDFERIEKKYRALI; encoded by the coding sequence ATGAGGATATTTATTATAAGAGGACTGCTTTTATTTATATTAGGTGAAGCCAATATTCTGAATGCTAAAGAATTACAAATTGAGACAAGTGAGATTTATCCTTTTGGGCATATCGACGAAAAAGGAAATAATGCTGGTCTCATTTATGAAATTAGCAATCGAATTGCCGAAAATGCTGGTTTTACTTATAAAAATAAAATCATTCCATTTCCACGCACAATACTTGATTTAAAAAATGGAAATGCAGATTTTGTTATTAGATATACAAATGAAGAAATGCTTAAAGTTGCTATTCAGGTTGCACCGACAGTTGGATTCTCCACAATTATCTTATCTAACTTTGGAGTAAATTATAAAAGCTTGGATGATTTGCATGGAAAGACGGTTGGAGTTATAAGAGGTGGTGTTTTTGATGATCGTTTTTTTGCTGATAATCTCATAATAAAGTTTGAGGTGAGAGATTACGAGCAAATGTTTAGTATGTTGTTAGCAAAACGTATTGATGCAGCGATCGGAATTGATATTGGCCTATATTCTACAGCTAGAAAACTTAAAATTTCTAAGTCTCTATTAGGCACGCCGCTTTATTTACAAAAAAAGTATTTTATTCTTAATTACTCAAAGAAAAATGTAGATGAAAAAACAATTAAGATTTTAAAGCAAACAATTAATAAAATGCGCGAAAAAGGTGATTTTGAAAGAATTGAAAAAAAATATAGGGCATTGATATAA
- a CDS encoding helix-turn-helix domain-containing protein encodes MELRIINLKSITKLTQVALYSAMIIPKGKGVCKVDSGTYPFEGPSILFLTPFQKLNFTEVDVEDVKLLQFHGDFYCIELHQPEVACNGLLFNNVYLSPFIKLSTSELLKSRELFSSIENELKNPDKSILTSYLQLFLAIASRIKRAEVGDKLVSPGKDVKMEEFKELIDRHFLSKRRPSDYAKLLNLQMDSLTKRSKKYFTKSPSQLIHERIIIEARRELHLTRKSVKAIAFTLEFKDEHYFSRFFKKEVGLSPQMFRQKAGISIIADLSI; translated from the coding sequence ATGGAATTAAGAATAATAAATCTAAAATCTATCACTAAGCTTACTCAGGTGGCGCTTTATTCAGCGATGATAATTCCAAAAGGCAAGGGTGTATGTAAAGTGGACTCTGGGACTTATCCTTTTGAAGGGCCATCTATTTTGTTTCTTACTCCATTTCAAAAGTTAAACTTTACGGAAGTTGATGTTGAAGATGTTAAGCTTCTTCAGTTTCATGGTGATTTTTATTGTATTGAATTACATCAACCAGAAGTTGCTTGCAACGGCCTTCTTTTTAATAATGTTTATTTGTCTCCATTTATAAAGCTTTCGACTTCTGAATTACTAAAGAGCCGCGAGTTATTTTCATCAATTGAAAACGAATTAAAAAATCCTGATAAATCGATATTAACTTCTTACCTGCAGTTATTTCTGGCCATCGCAAGTCGTATTAAGAGAGCCGAGGTAGGTGATAAACTTGTATCACCAGGAAAAGATGTCAAGATGGAAGAATTCAAAGAACTCATAGATCGACATTTTTTATCAAAACGACGTCCAAGCGATTATGCAAAGTTATTAAACCTTCAAATGGATTCTCTGACTAAAAGAAGTAAAAAGTATTTTACAAAAAGTCCTTCTCAGCTGATTCATGAGCGCATAATCATAGAAGCGAGGAGAGAGCTTCATTTGACTAGAAAAAGTGTAAAGGCCATTGCTTTCACGCTTGAGTTTAAAGACGAGCATTACTTTAGCCGCTTTTTTAAAAAAGAGGTGGGGTTGTCCCCTCAAATGTTCCGTCAAAAGGCCGGAATCTCGATCATTGCTGATTTGTCCATCTGA
- a CDS encoding DUF2064 domain-containing protein, with product MDNLSVIIPVKSQDHCWEDLVNKLLSFEGKFEIILVGPDFKNMKSKTTRVRFEFCEQGRARQLNYGAQLATRKFLWFLHADSQLTNNSLQKIEEKILENNEAIYYFDLKFLQDGPSYMNLNNLGTYLRSHLLKMPFGDQGFFMAKSTFFSLGQFNQNAPYGEDHLLIWKAHQRQVEVLPAETTLYTSARKYQKNGWFKTTTRHLFLTYKQAAPEWLKCFTQKNKKRPTTAVAIFVKTPGVSTVKSRLAAHIGKDKAEEFFKLSLKATETVVMEAISKSEGSIEAYWAVAEPEQLSHPLWDSFKTVSQGTGDLGQRLDTVYAELQKKHDSVFLIGADLPHLNYELILNAQKLINSASPYVLGKTEDGGFYLFGGKNEISSSTWNSVAYSTEHTSADLIKSLGNSNFSFLDENFDIDNFQDLKNLSSYTKENLLSDQRIIINWAKTQLS from the coding sequence ATGGATAATTTAAGTGTCATCATCCCTGTAAAATCTCAGGACCATTGCTGGGAAGACTTAGTTAATAAACTGCTTTCTTTCGAAGGAAAATTTGAAATTATTCTTGTCGGACCTGATTTTAAAAATATGAAATCTAAAACGACACGTGTCCGATTTGAATTCTGTGAGCAAGGCCGTGCCAGACAATTAAATTATGGTGCTCAATTAGCAACAAGAAAATTTCTTTGGTTTCTTCACGCAGACTCTCAACTGACAAATAATTCATTACAAAAAATAGAAGAAAAAATTCTCGAAAATAATGAAGCCATTTATTATTTTGATTTGAAATTCTTACAAGATGGCCCATCTTATATGAACTTAAACAACCTGGGTACCTATCTGCGATCTCACCTTTTAAAAATGCCTTTTGGAGACCAGGGGTTTTTCATGGCCAAGAGTACTTTTTTTTCTCTTGGGCAATTTAATCAAAATGCACCTTACGGGGAAGATCATTTACTCATCTGGAAGGCCCATCAAAGACAGGTTGAGGTTCTGCCAGCAGAGACCACTCTCTACACCAGCGCAAGAAAGTATCAAAAAAATGGATGGTTTAAAACAACTACACGCCATCTCTTCTTAACTTATAAACAAGCTGCTCCTGAATGGCTTAAGTGTTTTACTCAAAAAAATAAAAAGAGGCCAACGACGGCCGTCGCAATTTTTGTAAAAACTCCAGGTGTCTCTACAGTCAAAAGCAGGCTTGCTGCTCATATTGGAAAAGATAAGGCCGAAGAATTCTTCAAGCTATCATTAAAGGCCACTGAAACAGTAGTCATGGAAGCTATATCAAAAAGTGAAGGATCAATTGAAGCTTATTGGGCCGTAGCTGAGCCTGAGCAGTTATCGCATCCGCTATGGGATAGCTTTAAAACCGTTTCCCAGGGCACAGGAGATTTAGGACAAAGGCTCGATACAGTTTATGCCGAACTTCAAAAAAAGCATGATTCTGTCTTTTTAATAGGGGCCGATCTCCCTCACTTGAATTATGAATTAATTTTAAATGCACAGAAATTAATAAATTCAGCATCACCCTATGTTCTTGGTAAAACTGAAGATGGTGGATTCTATTTATTTGGTGGAAAAAATGAAATTAGCAGTAGCACCTGGAACTCAGTGGCCTACTCAACAGAACATACCTCTGCCGACCTGATCAAGTCCTTGGGAAATTCCAACTTCTCTTTTTTAGATGAGAATTTTGATATCGATAACTTCCAAGACCTAAAAAATCTTTCATCATATACAAAAGAAAATCTTCTTAGTGATCAAAGAATTATAATCAATTGGGCAAAAACTCAATTATCTTAA
- a CDS encoding alkene reductase yields MKSKLLEPYSIRNIPLSNRIVMAPMTRGRAENKDLVPESISAEYYKQRASAGLIITEGTWVSPEAISFINVPGIFNDAQKNGWKKVTEAVHEAGGKIFLQLGHSGAVSHPDLLNNALPKGPSAINPQERVFTPDGFKMTETPLEMSLEDIEKTILDYAIAAIRAKSAGFDGVEVHGAHVFLIPSFLNSSSNKRTDQYGGSVENRSRFALDVLRKIIDIWGPGKVGFKISPATKSGIFDFNDTTEETYKYLVSEINKLPLAYLHILGPQQDVSGTPAAMYKDVAAYFRPLYKGTLIVGGGYTKESGERVLQDGNADLIAYGVPFIANPDLPKKFEKNIPLRSPDQATFYSGGAKGYIDYPIEADLLHKESI; encoded by the coding sequence ATGAAATCAAAATTGCTGGAACCATATTCAATCCGAAACATTCCTTTATCAAATAGAATCGTGATGGCCCCTATGACTCGTGGAAGGGCCGAAAATAAAGACTTAGTTCCAGAGTCAATCAGCGCCGAATACTACAAACAACGAGCAAGCGCAGGATTAATAATCACTGAAGGTACATGGGTGAGTCCGGAGGCCATTTCATTCATAAATGTACCTGGAATATTTAATGATGCTCAAAAAAATGGATGGAAAAAAGTAACGGAAGCAGTTCATGAGGCCGGTGGAAAAATATTTTTACAATTAGGTCACAGCGGAGCTGTTTCACATCCTGACCTTCTTAATAATGCTCTACCAAAAGGTCCTTCTGCCATTAACCCACAAGAACGTGTCTTTACTCCAGATGGTTTTAAAATGACCGAGACTCCTCTAGAGATGTCTCTTGAAGATATTGAAAAAACGATTTTAGATTATGCAATTGCAGCGATTCGCGCAAAGAGCGCCGGTTTCGACGGAGTTGAAGTTCATGGGGCACATGTATTTCTTATTCCATCATTTTTAAATTCGTCATCTAATAAACGTACTGATCAGTATGGTGGATCTGTAGAAAACAGATCACGTTTTGCTCTTGATGTACTAAGAAAGATAATTGATATTTGGGGACCTGGTAAAGTCGGATTTAAAATAAGTCCTGCTACCAAATCAGGTATTTTCGATTTCAACGACACTACAGAAGAAACATATAAATACTTAGTGAGTGAAATTAATAAATTGCCATTGGCCTATCTCCATATCTTAGGGCCTCAGCAAGATGTCTCAGGTACTCCAGCAGCGATGTATAAAGATGTCGCAGCTTACTTCCGCCCACTTTACAAAGGAACTTTGATTGTAGGAGGAGGATATACAAAAGAATCAGGCGAACGAGTTCTTCAAGATGGTAATGCAGACCTGATCGCCTATGGCGTACCTTTTATTGCAAATCCAGATCTGCCTAAAAAATTCGAAAAAAATATCCCTTTGCGATCTCCCGATCAAGCTACTTTTTATAGCGGAGGAGCAAAAGGCTATATCGACTACCCGATCGAAGCAGATCTTCTTCACAAGGAGTCTATATGA
- a CDS encoding NADPH-dependent F420 reductase: MIIGFIGAGNVAQTFARHLTHAKYNVLLNSRNKDKLKSIVKELGEYAKAAELEEVLRADVLVLCIPWTEVSSVLENIELRTDQILIDATNHFETYGPDFKRAELNGQVSSVIVKDLVKAKVIKALNTVHMEWIKEVPAKNETILFISGDDDSAKSTFSSILKDLKFIPVDLGSLEYGGRLQQLDGPLAGLNLIKKD, from the coding sequence ATGATTATTGGATTTATCGGTGCCGGAAATGTCGCTCAGACTTTTGCAAGACACCTTACTCATGCCAAATATAACGTTCTTCTAAATTCACGCAATAAAGATAAATTAAAATCTATCGTCAAAGAACTTGGCGAGTATGCGAAAGCTGCAGAATTGGAAGAAGTTTTAAGAGCAGATGTTTTAGTACTATGTATTCCATGGACTGAAGTTTCTAGTGTTCTTGAAAATATTGAACTACGTACTGACCAAATTCTTATTGATGCCACAAACCATTTCGAAACTTATGGCCCAGATTTTAAAAGGGCAGAACTCAATGGGCAGGTATCAAGTGTAATTGTCAAAGATTTAGTTAAAGCAAAAGTTATTAAGGCACTTAATACTGTACACATGGAATGGATCAAAGAAGTTCCAGCGAAAAATGAAACAATTCTTTTCATTTCTGGAGATGACGATTCTGCAAAATCTACTTTTTCCAGTATTCTAAAAGATCTTAAATTTATCCCTGTTGACTTAGGATCACTTGAATACGGGGGAAGACTACAACAACTTGACGGACCTCTTGCAGGATTAAACCTTATTAAAAAGGATTAA
- a CDS encoding Rrf2 family transcriptional regulator — protein sequence MSSTNVQFSTGIHILVGLAAHYGNDVTSSSLASSVNAEPSFVRKVISKLVKAGLVESTRGKNGACSLAKSPKSITLLDIYQAIEAPQIFNIHTYPVQKSCTISCNIKGQLESTLGNVQKAMEKELSKITLDKITNEITQ from the coding sequence ATGAGTTCAACAAATGTGCAATTTTCAACAGGGATCCATATTCTAGTAGGCTTAGCTGCTCACTATGGAAATGATGTGACTTCAAGCTCTCTTGCTTCAAGCGTAAATGCAGAACCAAGTTTTGTTCGCAAAGTTATTTCAAAGCTTGTTAAAGCAGGCCTTGTCGAATCTACAAGAGGAAAAAATGGGGCCTGTTCTTTGGCAAAATCACCGAAGTCCATTACCCTACTTGATATCTATCAAGCGATAGAAGCACCACAAATTTTTAATATTCACACTTATCCTGTACAGAAAAGCTGTACAATAAGTTGCAATATCAAAGGCCAATTAGAATCAACTCTCGGAAATGTTCAAAAGGCCATGGAAAAAGAACTCTCTAAGATAACTTTAGATAAAATAACTAACGAAATTACTCAATAA
- a CDS encoding nuclear transport factor 2 family protein, whose product MKSARELMQTYLDNFHHDTSVSLDVFAEEGVIEFPYLKSIGMPERYSGKKNIGELLVNLKKTIPDFKFQNIIIYNGATPDEAFAEYSVDAMVPSLGRVYKQHYAARIVSKNGKIIILREFLDTIAVAKALLPAGLNDI is encoded by the coding sequence ATGAAATCTGCACGTGAGTTGATGCAAACATACCTCGATAATTTTCATCATGACACTTCTGTTTCATTAGATGTATTTGCCGAGGAAGGTGTGATCGAATTTCCTTATTTAAAAAGTATTGGCATGCCTGAGAGGTATAGTGGTAAAAAAAATATCGGTGAACTACTGGTCAATTTAAAAAAGACCATCCCCGATTTTAAATTTCAAAACATCATCATTTACAATGGAGCAACGCCTGACGAAGCATTCGCTGAGTATTCTGTGGATGCAATGGTGCCTTCGTTGGGAAGAGTTTATAAACAGCATTATGCTGCGAGAATCGTAAGCAAAAATGGAAAGATCATCATCCTAAGAGAGTTTCTAGATACAATTGCTGTCGCTAAAGCGCTACTTCCAGCTGGATTGAATGATATCTAA
- a CDS encoding carboxymuconolactone decarboxylase family protein — MLNWNEYLAQIKARIGKISKSNPDVIKGYMSLVNAKTENSKLDPKTKELIALAVAITTRCDGCIVSHVDAAKKHGATQEEVMEALSVAIAVNTGAALIYTARTMDAFEALK; from the coding sequence ATGTTGAACTGGAATGAGTATCTTGCACAAATTAAAGCTAGAATTGGAAAAATTAGTAAGAGTAATCCTGATGTCATTAAAGGCTATATGTCACTCGTGAATGCCAAGACCGAAAATTCAAAGCTTGATCCTAAAACTAAGGAATTAATCGCTCTGGCCGTGGCCATAACTACTCGATGTGATGGATGTATCGTTTCTCATGTTGACGCTGCTAAAAAGCATGGAGCAACTCAAGAAGAAGTTATGGAAGCTTTAAGTGTAGCGATTGCAGTCAATACTGGTGCAGCTTTAATTTATACAGCAAGAACAATGGATGCTTTCGAAGCGTTAAAGTAA